In Asterias rubens chromosome 17, eAstRub1.3, whole genome shotgun sequence, the genomic window agtgcgcacatttagtccaccagtggtcgaccacagactagcaacgcacatgtgcagtgacgtactcacccgAACGACTCGGTGGTAGTCTAGTCAtccttccaccttttcgctaaagtgtcactggttcccttctgcgcttaacacatgttagaattgAACATGCTgctgggaccagtgaagaaaccatgggctcgaggctggttccaaatggtcgaccacagtagtcaaccaatggtcgactagcctgggttcgagtcaaaatggtcaacctttagttaaccattgtgcacactcgaacttgctcctagtgattgcaagtcatgcagtcaCAGTGACATTGCTCATTTGGTTGAGTACCGAACACATTAACACAagggttgcaggttcaaatccttcTCCTGtcaattttgaattgtgttcaacataaacatttgtttctgatcagagtgtgggttccagtctcCGTCTTGATACTTTTGTCACTAAGCGGTCAGGCACACTCGAGCTCTGGTATttcagatcagcagagtgtgagtccAAGACTTTACTTCtgcgtccttaagcaagacaattgattggacataaagctgttgtgTTGTGTTATATGTATAAATACACTTATTTCTAATCAAGCCTATAAATCGACCCATAGATAAAGCGCTTATCAAAACTAGTTATTTGTTTGACTACTTTTATAATTATCTTACAGACCTGTTTACCCTGAAGAAGAAATGGAAGAGGAATCTGCTATTGAAGATGATGTGGAGGTCACTCTGGATAAAGCTGAAGAGGATATGGCAGTAAGAGATCAAATACACTCAAATATAAACATCTTCCATATTTTTCTGGATTTCTAGGTTTTTCACTCTTGTCGCTTCTGATAACGCTTCTTTTCTCCCTGAATATCTTGATGAACTTAGGATGTTGATGAAGATCTTGAAGAGGATGATAACTTCCTGGACCTTGAAGGACTCAGGAATCTCAAGACGAAGGtacacagacaaaataaaacttcAAGATATTAACGTTTCTGAGACCATTACTTTCTGTgtttcctttaaagggtttgggacacaaaacacattgtccacataTTAACATTGAACTTACATGATTTtcagataatggtggtagaaaacttcccttaaagTGTTACTAGCTGAGgttctgttgtttttgagaatggagtgaaacaatgtcacaaaattataagaataataattttttttatacagtgcTTTGTACGCTGCGTCTCCAAGCGCTTGAACACACAATTTTTTCTGCAAGTATTTCGGactaagtttgaattatgagatcggCCTTTagaaccatgtaatggtttacaaggtgctatggcgcagaATGCTGCCAATCcggccaggaacaccggggtgaacaacacatgggaccaacagcttaacgTACCATCGGTAGGCCAGAGcaattgttaagtgtcttgcttaaggtcacaagtgtcatgaccgggactcaaacccacactctgctgatcagaaacacaagagtttgtgtttggtgctcttaaccactcggccacgacacttctacAGGTATattatacatcttcattcatagTTAGTGGGGAAAGTGTCATGGCAAATaaattgatctacaaaaggtttAAAAATGATTTGTCTTAAACTTAACTGTCTCTTCACAGGATACAACCGAGACATCACGGATTGAGGAGATCATGGAGTCTACAACTGATGCCAATGAATGGAAGCTTGAGGTAGAACGAGTTATTCCGTCACTCAAGGTTCATATCAGAACTGATAATAAAGACTGGAGAACTCATGTCGATCAGATGCATCAGCACAGAGATGGGATACAGTCTGCTCTCTCAGAAACTAAGGTAATAAAAATAGTATAAGTATGTGCTCATATTAACCCTGCTGAGTACTCCAAGGCACAgtcaaatcaaaaacaaaacatcagaaaaacagacacaacaaacatatttcttgaaaagtacaatttgtgactggtatcctgctcattcctGCTTAGTAGaatattgttaagcaatattttctgctgaagcaccGCTAACAGGAGGGGTTGCCTGTGATGGCTATCACATGCCACACTGCAGGGCACCTGTTGTGGTTTTCTCATAATTTTGCCAAGTCGTGAGAACTGTAACACGGCAAGGGACATGCTGGAAGGGACCAAAGAAGATAAGGTGCAGGGCCTAATTTTCTGGCTCTGTCTACATGTACCTCCGAATTCTGCCCTTACgttcaccattctctgcttatgtgcaagcgctgaatttctgcgctagctgtgtaagtgcaGAAATCCTATTAATGTGGAGTATGCATGCACACTgtaagcaaaaattccctgctaacctggaAGTTTGCTTGATGTAAGCGTGGAATTTCCTGTTTCACAAATggagattctttgcttacgttaagcagagcaatgaaaatgggccctgtaTTCTCTCTTGTAAATGGTGGGTGAGGAACACCCTGGTATGTAATTGCGTAAtacttgttttcctttctcaGGGCTATCTGGACAAACTCCACAAGGAGATCAGCCGTACCTTGGAGAAGATAATGAGTCGAGAGAAATACATCAACAATCAACTAGAGCATCACTTGGGAGAGTATAGAGGGATGCAGGACAGCGCTGCTGAGGTGAAGTAGCTTAAGATACACCCCAACATTCCTATCCACCCCCAAGCCCTCAAACATTACTCAGCCCAAGCACCCAACATCAGTTGAGTAGGCATTCACCATAGTTTAATTTGCAGAACCCCGGCAGTGGGCCACGGCCGAAAATCTACCACGGTATACTAGAATCTCAGAATGCCTTGATTTGCCGCTTTTAGAGTTAAATGTTGTGGCAGCCTGCCCATTCTTGGATACCACATTTGTACAACAATATAATCAGGGGCCGATTACACAAAGCAAGACAAATTCATCGCAttacaaattgtcagtattaatGTACCATAGTGagttgcattgtgacatcacactcaagtaggatttgaaactttgcatggtggaaataagatatagaagagtttgcggtaacaccacgagtccagcattctccagaagacgatcagagcatactgatcgaaacgtcgagttatccaacggttcttttcagaaccaccccaactcatttagagatagtcattacatggtgctaccacaaactcTTCTATACATCCCACTTACTTAACTGAGTAACTCCGACTGATATGCAAGTAAGATCAATCTACTCTCAGTGAAATAGGCCCGTGGGGTTTCACAATAACCCTCAGAGAGGGATTTTACAAAGCATGTTTTCAAGTACCTGTTGTGGCTCTTTGTATGAGAGAAACAACAACCAAGGTGATAGGTGTCTGCTTGTGCATGCTGCTAGATGAAAAACTCAAGATGGATAAAAAACACCAGCTGTCCAGCTGTCAGCAAAATAATTAGGGAAAATCTAAAGTTTAGAGTTGTCCGCCCCGAGTCTGTTCCAAGCgcgtacatgtacgtgtagacCTTTGGAATTTGTGGATAAAGACTCCATCCGCAAGCGCAATGTTTATTTTGGAAATTACGCTATAGAGCTGTTGTTATGGTTATAAAGAATTGGTCCTACTAAACTAACCTTTCAATCATaacatgtgttttgtttacagatGAAGGAGCAATATCGTCAAGCAAGTGGTGGAGTCACAGAAAGGACGCGATCGTTAGCGGAGATTACTGAAGAACTAGATAAGGTCAAACAAGAGATGGAAGAAAGAGGGTCCAGTATGACTGATGGATGTGagtagataataataacaataaaaataactagttcttatttaGAGCATTTCACAATAGTAGTATCTCAATGGGCTTGACattgtgccctggtcattgggccaataacattccttaatgtttctcagctccctggggagtatacagccctgagctgccttaTGGCTCTCCTGACTTTTTCATACActgtcaacctctaccctcgcaggtaacCATTCATATTTATGGTTAAAgcattttgctcaaggacacaaatgtcacgaccgggattcgaacccacacgctGATGattaaaccaccagaacttgaatttgatgctcttaactgctcgtcCATGACACTTACTTGAGTCTGACTGGATTCGCCATTGGAAGGGGTACCTTGCCTGCCATGGAAGATCTATTAAGTGTTTCttgttttgaatttgtattttttgatGCAGCTCCACTTGTCAAGATAAAGCAAGCTTTACAACGTCTTAAGGTTGAAGTCACCCAGATGGATGTCCGGATAGGCGTCGTGGAACACTCGCTTCTCCAGGCCCGTCTTAAGGATAAGAACAACTTCCAGAAGGATATGAATGAGTCAGTTGGAACGTTTGCCTTTTGAGTTGTGATGCTCCGACGCGTCTTGCTTAGTTCTAAAGGCAGGGGATATTTAGCTATCCCTGAAGGCCCTTCACTTACATTGTATTTGTTAATACTCCATGATGGACCTTGGTTCGAATCCGACCAGGATTGGGTTGCAGTCCCAAACTGATTGCATCAATTTCCCCTGTTGTAAGGTTTTCCGCTTACATCTATTCACAACTTATATTTCTTCAATGTCTCACACATGTACAAGGTTtaagtcaaaaagaagttgactgGTATTAGTGATGTTTTTcagaacaaacaaatgacactcgGAAGTTCAGTAAAGCATATATTTAATAAGCACTCTCTCCCGCTCATTggaaaagaatgaaagaaattgaTCATTCCATAAGGAGTTATGTCTATTTCAATCAAGGTACTAATTTTTCAAGCTGTCCACAGATTactaaaacaaatgaatgacgTTTTTTATACACTTTGGTACTTTTTACTCGGATGTTTAGATTCAGTCAAGCATTAACATAATGGACAGCTACAAACATGAGTGCTTTGAGTAAAACAGGCATAACTTCTCTTAGAAattatcaatttgttttattattttttttttccagataaGCAGGAAAGAGTGCTTGTTTATTCTGGGCCCCACTGGGATTTTGAGTGTCAGATTTTGGTTGTTTGAAATCATAAATCTCGGTCAACTTCCCTTTGACCCGATCTGTATAACTTGACCTTCCAGTCTGTTATCTCCTACAAAGATAGTTCAGAGATAAAACAGTTTTATCAATAACTATCGATATCATAAATCAGGCCAGGTCATCGGAGTAGTTATTCATTTAaccttgtgtaaatctgtgtataTATATTGAGTGTGTGGAATCTTGCacaatatttgtaaataaatcaaAACGTTACGTACTCTTCAAAACGATATCAAATTATGTGAACACATTTCTTCAAAAAGTACCAGTGTTGCATCCCACCCCACAAGTCGATATGCATGGACGGTacaatttttgagaaacaaagtATTTTGAATTAAACCCTTTTAAGTAATATGTTGACCACCTAAACTTGAAACTTGACGTTAATAGTTAGTCAACAGACACAAAGCTGTTCAgtgttgttttgctttaatTAGAAACCTCTTAAGACCAAACATAAATAAGGTCCTAGTCACGCACGGCAtgttttacaggcaacttggaggcaacccaCTGGTGTGTAGCCTAAATGACCATTTAGGCCATTGTTTCCAATAGTGTCAAACAATCCAAAATATTTTAATGTGAACActtaaatgtgaatggattcatTACCCTACATTAGGTATAATTATTACACCATAACCATTACgttaacatttaaaggaacattacagaattggtaaggtcggttagatcacagatttacataaaacataaaactttcacggtctaatgatgaagatgatagtagaacacatcccttgaaatatttctgtctgaaatgtcatatttaaggagaaataaattaaattaatttagaaaacatcccttgaaatatttctgtctgaaatgtcataattaaggagaaataaatgaaactaatttcctgtttggagtttatcgctcagtgagcgattCATTCCATTTTTATCCGATGTCATGCAAATGTATAACcggtttttcaatattttctcgtgacatagatggccgatcgatctcaaacttacACACTACACAAGTTTGTGAGTTTATGTATATTATGGTGAAttgcataaagtgcttacactgccagcaattgttttgtaagcagaattctgtaatgttcctttaaaagtggGTGACTTTGACTACTTTGTTTgagctgatgacgtcatcatgctAATTTCTTTATAAGTATAGATGTCATGTTTTAACGAGCTAAGTTTGCTTAATCTTAAGTTTTTGATCTATAAATAGAATAAAAAGTCATCTGATTGAATGTATTTCATTGTTGTGTTATATATTTTATAGTTGTAAACGGTGATTTGTATTGCCAAATTGGGACCCCCCAAAATACTTTACAAACATTAAAGACATTCATGTACATCAATTAGTTCTGGGATGGCCGTTTTAATTTGAGGGCTTGAACCATTGAGAACAAAAACCCATCATTTACTGAACAGGTCACTgatatagtaaaaaaaaaaaacggttcgTGGTGATCTCAAAAAGATACTTTAAAAAAGtactataattataaataattaaaaagtcaATACTCATTTGTAAATAGACTACAAGTCTTGCGCGTATTTGAACATTacttttgacattttaaagTACGCGAGctgttttccttatttctttAAATGCACTAGACACTCGGTAATTGTTCAAAACCATAATTTTTCACAACAACTTATActtgttgatagtttaaaacattgtaagacacgggtccctctgaagttccgtagtttttgagaaaaatgtaactcctcactcaaatataaaagacttaaagacagtggacactgttggtaattactcaaaactttagcataaaacctttcttggtgacgagtactggggagagattggtggtataaaacattgtgagaaacggctccctctgaagtgccacacagtcttcgagaaagaagtaattgtccacgaatatgatttcgaaacctgagatttagaacttgaggtctcgaaatcaaccatctaaacgcaaacaacttcgtgtgactttggtgttttcttctttcattattatctcgcaagttcgatgaccgattgagcttaaattttcacaggtttattttatgcatatgttgagatacaccaactataaaggctagtctttgacaattaccaatagtgtccactgcctttaatcaggcCAGGGTCTTTTATTCGGCATCGAAACagtgggcatctgaaagcacacagttttgtgcaacaaatgtgttTCCCATTATTCTTgtgaaacttcgatgacaaattaagtcaaaattgtctctgatttgttattgtatgcatataatgagatacagcaagtgagaacactggtctttgacaaaataccaaatGTATCCATTGCCTCTGTACGTGGGAATAAAGTGGCTTAACAAAATAGAATATAGACTTGAAAGGCCGATCACACAAAGAACCGGTAGTTAACATCATAGCAAATCTAATGACAGATCAATGCATACAAACCGACAACAACCGAATATGTAATTGCATCACTTTGCACTCCTAGTCTCGGTTGGATATTACATTGATTACCAAGATGGCTGCACAACTCATCCTAGCTGTCTGATTGGCTCGTTCCATCAGCATGTTGCATTTGATTGGCTAATCGTTCTCGAAGGTCAGTCCAGTTCCATATAACTTCTCCTTTATATGCGCAGTAAAGACTTCGTTCTGTGCAACGGTGAAATGGAGCTTCCATTCACCAATCATTCCTGAAGACGGGGTGGATACAAAACCATAATACTGTAAGATATGTGTTGGGGTCCGAAGACTAATGTAGTGTGGGGGTCCAAAGCGGCTGCTAAATACTGGTACATTAATTAAACTCCTGCTTTAGTACGACAATACTTAGGACCTCTCAAGAGTCAATATCAATTCATCTCTTAAAATCTCAATAGACACTAGACTCAGTTAACTGGGATATATTAATAACACAGCAGTACTGGGCAATGGGGATATGAGACACAAACATACATCGTTGAGCGCCCAACTTCACTTACCCCATTTCCACACAGAAATAAACACCCATTCCCCCAATGTCCAACAGAGCCATTGCCATACATACATCCGTCCATACATAGCAACGTTAACATTaacttctacatgtacttgactgCGCGTGTATGTACCGCAACACAGCATAGCTGATAACGCTAACCAACGCACATGTATATCCTAAAACGTCACCTCCAAATCTGTGACCCACACAAGTCTTCTAACTGTAAAATTACTCTTTTTAGTCAATGAAATTCCCAAAATCTACAACAGAATATGAATCTATGGATATTTGCGGATATAATGAATATAAGCATGAGTCAATAACATTGCATTATAATGATTAAATAAAAGGTTTAAAACTACGGATAAAGTTTGGCATCCTCACCTGATGAAGATTGTGCAGGCGGTGAGGAGCGTGGGGGGTCTCTAAATTTCAAAGGGCGCCACCCCACCCCGCATCCTCAGCGGAGAGAGAATAACTTTATACTATAACAATAAACTATGCTCCAATAATAAAGGAACAACTCCTCACAATACGTTAATACTAATGATAgactgctgaatgcgccgtagcaccttgtaaacccttataggTACTagataattgggtctcagaattcatcactgtatcACTGAATTCAAAGGttaaacctatctttctgaaagtttgcaaAATACTCAGCGAGtatcttgtttggtagatacgtgcgctatattataagactttgatattattattattattattatattacagAGTATTTGAAAGGCGCCGAAATCCACCAAAAAGGTGATGAAGGCGCATGCACGAGAGTGAATTCTCACACAGTGAAGAAAGAGAAAAATCAAAGAACAGTTCCATATAAAAGCCGCGATAAACATTCAGGCGCGCTagttttcaaactaatcttAAAAGTATGAATACAagattattaataattttaagTGGTAAGAGTCCAGCATGCGAAAATGACTCAGTCCCATAATGTCCTACTCTGTTGgaacaaacaagcaagacagTAAAAGATTGAAGGGATCGTACATTCAGTTCTTGTTAGTATATACTTATTCGAAATAACGAACTGATTTGTTTTACAGTACTATGATTAACCATAACGGATAATAATCATAACAAAAGAGTATTTATACATTATAGCGCCTTATGCCAGGCCCCAAGACGCTTTTCTGTTTAGCATACAGTATAGGTTCCAGTCAGTCGTGACGcaagggggcggggggggggggtggttagtGTCCtccaagcaagacacttcattattgctgcgtcattctgatgggacgtaaatcCATAGGTTCCGTGTGTGATGCACGTAAAACCAAGTgctcttatcgaaaagagagaaggggtttgccccggttttccttgatcggcagcatattacGCCACAGTAAAACCGTTACGTGGTGCTAAAAGAAGACACGGTCTCAGAATTAATGTTACTCTATATAATACCTCGAAGGAAAATACTAAAAAGTGTTGAAGCACCTTATGCGGATATGGGCGCTATAATGATAAGAATCCACTGTAATTACCTTTTCTCATGAAAGTTTCGTTTTGGCGGTCTTTTCTCTCGAAAAGGAACCCTGGGTTGGTGGTTTGGTTTTCCTTCATATTCTGAAAGGAGCAGTAGTCAGTAATTGCAGCAAGTTTCTCGTCAGAACAGTCCGTCCCTAGGAACTTACTGACTTTCTCAACTTGGCCTCTGAGgtcctagaaagaaaaaaaagcatcaAACGATGTCGGATTCGCAACTTATTTGGACCTTACAATCTAAAACCGTCCAGGTAAGAATTAGACtgggtcccctgtctttatccgtaatgattcagaaccagtgatgtcattggataatgatgtcattggataaacctataaacgtgcagtgacgtaagctttacATAATCTGTGTttaacttcgtctgacaaggttgttttttattccattgttatctcgcaactttgacgaccaattgggtgccaaaattattttcacaggtttgttatttagtgcatattttgttgagatacaccaagtgaaaatacgggtctttgacaattaccaaaggtttccagtgccttatACCCAGTTACAGTTGAGAGTTATTGACATACTTGCATGGATACCTAATAACGTCAACCTGTCTTCATTAGAAACATTAACAGTCATCAAAATAGAAGATATACAAATGTATAATGTTTCCATGTCATCTGGAAACATTATACACTTGTACACTTCTCTTTTCCGGATGTAAAGAAACGTTCTTCTTGCAACTGTCTCAACTGTTTAGAGTTGTCTGTGATCCGATATATATTCAGATACATTCTAAACTCTAATTCAAACAGACATGAACCCCATACAATCGCTTAGCTATGTGAAATTTCATTTGATTAGGTGGGTTCTTGCAGCGGTGAATGTAAACAATTTGCACAACGGGGTGCATCATTATGTTTAATATGTTTGAATGTTCGTTTCATCAGTTCCCATTGCTTCTCTCACTGTTTTCTCTTCTTCATGGAAAACAATGTCTGTCCAACCCAGcccaactgggcccaatttcataaagctgcttagcacaacaatttgcttaggagtgtcgtggccgagcggttaagagcaccgaattcaaactctggtgtttctgatcagcagagtgtgggttcgaatccccagccgtgacacttgtgtccttaagcaagacacttaaccattgcttcgtccttcggatgggacgtaaagccgttggtcccatgtgttgtgtaaacgcatgtaaaagaacccagtgcactcatcgaaaagagaaggggttcgccccggtgttcctggctggattggcagcattatgcgccacagcaccttgtaaaccattacatggtgcttaatgattaggtcttatatctcaaaattcgccccactccttgcagtaataatacctggcgctttgtatcctttggcaaaaggcgcgttataaatacggttattatcattattattattattagcatgaaatttcttccttgataaaatttaccaactaaattttcacgtgattttttCAGgttaaaagcaaacaacaacagctgaataccagtaacaagcaattatgCAACAAtgggaaatttggttggaaatcctgttttaatcaagaaagaaatttcatgctaagcgagtttttgtgcttaggaattgggcccagatcatcgAACCAACGGTCTGCTACAGTCATCAGAACAAATAAACAGGTTCCGAGAAATTGGTGTTGTGTATCATGTAGCTTGAAACTTTAAGCAATTGTCAGCATAATATCAGGTTCCACTCACCCGATGCGCTAATAGTCCTCCATAAGGGAATGTCGTTACTTATTTGAAGCACCCTATTGGTTATTTCAATGCTGACAATATAGCTATATAAGCAA contains:
- the LOC117301607 gene encoding intraflagellar transport protein 57 homolog; the protein is MAEEARRGGAEAGAEQGPGQVYMHFVVMEDMMDKLKLMDYEEGFLKGLGFKPLSRHYFALPTNPGEQFYMFTSLAAWLINQAGKQFDQPQEYDDPNATISSILDEVRQIGAAVEFPPAKLKAGFGEHCIYVLDKLADEALRKTSFKWNRPVYPEEEMEEESAIEDDVEVTLDKAEEDMADVDEDLEEDDNFLDLEGLRNLKTKDTTETSRIEEIMESTTDANEWKLEVERVIPSLKVHIRTDNKDWRTHVDQMHQHRDGIQSALSETKGYLDKLHKEISRTLEKIMSREKYINNQLEHHLGEYRGMQDSAAEMKEQYRQASGGVTERTRSLAEITEELDKVKQEMEERGSSMTDGSPLVKIKQALQRLKVEVTQMDVRIGVVEHSLLQARLKDKNNFQKDMNESVGTFAF